AGGACGCTCTAGCACTGCTGGAGTGAGCCAAGATGAGAGACAGCAAAGCTAGGGGACCAAAATGCCACGCTGAGGGAAACTCTCAAGCAGCATCCAGACCCAAGGCTCAGACACCACGCTTACATCTGGCCCTTAGGCCTCTCTGCCGGCAGGTTGCCCGGCTCCTGCCCTCTTCTGCATTGCCCCTGAGCAgtggaaggaagaaagcagaagcaggtagaggggggtgggggtgaggaggcCACATTTCACACCCAGCTGAGGGGTAACAAAGCAGTTGTTGGAGCAGAGAGGGTGTGGCTGGGGGCTGGGCGTGGGCTCCAGAATGTACCTGAGAAAGCGAGTCCAGGGTGAGAGTGGGGATGGGGCCGACAGGCAACAAAGGGGATGTGGAAGTGGGGCCGGGCCCAGGGGTGGTCACAGCACTGTAGGCAGGAGGGACCAGGGTCATTTGCCTCTGTAGCAGCTGTAGGACAGTGGCCATGTCTGCACTTAGCCGGGTTTCCAGCCTGGGGCAAGAAAGGAAGATTTCTCAGAAGTGGAGACAGCTGGTCCACTCTAGGCTCCCTCCTTACCCAGCTGAGGAAGGAGAGGGTCCACCTGCCTGGCACAGACAGGCCTAGACAGAGCACCCCTGGAACACCAACAGAAACCCAAAGAGGCCCCAAGTTCCCCCACAGTGCAGCCTACCCCGTGCCCATTCCCTGGGCCACCCCTCTTCACCTGTTCAGCTGTCTCTGGAGAGCATCCAGCCTGCTCTCCACGTCGCCCCTGGAACGCCGACCAGGACTAGACATGGGAATGTTGAGGAGGCTAGGAGCTGGGGCAGGGCATCGAGGCAGCTCCTGGTACTGGCGCCCCCGACTGTCCCCCCAGAAGCTGAAAATATTAGACACCCCAGAGAAGGCACCTGGAGCCAGAGAGGGGTGAGGTCAGAAAGAAAGTCAAGCCCCTGCCAGCCCCCACCCATCCCCCATGCTGCCCATCCCCCCACACTCCCATCACCAAGGCCCAGGCCTACCTGACAAGGGATTACAGGTGTCACTACTTTTCTCCCCATCCTCTGTCAAAGCCTCCCCACTTGGGGAGTCTCCAGGAggcctggggctggagaaggGCACCAGGCGGAGGGGGCTGGAGCTGCGACCTGGGCCCTCATCCTCACTGCTCTCTGGGCTGGAAGGGCCGCTGGATGGGCTCTCCCCCCAAGGCCCTCCCGGCTGTCCCGGGCAACTCGGCCCTGGCCCAACTCGGGCAGGGCCTTGCCCCAGGGCTGACACCTCCCCTGGCTGCTCTGTGTCTGTGGGAAACAGAGAACAtacctcagagagagaggagaacagggaAGGAACAAGGGGAGTTGAGACAGCCTGGAAAGGAGCAGGGTGTGTATATAAAGTTGTTTTTATCCTCCCACTCCCCTGCCACGCCCTGACTTGCCGGCACCCCCAGGAGCACTGCTGATTCCGAATCTCTGGCTCTCTGCAGCCCTCTGCTTATTCCTTTGTTCTTGTGCTCCCTCGTgccacctccctcctctctttaaGGGGTCAAGGCCTGTTAGACAACCCTCGGGCATAATGAAGACCAAAAGCCCAGGCTTTGTGATGAAAGTAGGGGAGGTTTTCCCAAAGGAGATGATGGTTCAAACCGGGTATAAAAAGGTGGCAGCCTTTGGACAGCGGAAGGgaggcatggggggtgggggggtgcactGGAGGACTGCAGGGCTGTCAACTGGGCAAGGGGTGTGGAGCCTGCACAGCCTGACCCTGCCCTCACTCCCCTCTAACCCAACTCTCCTCCTGCCCTTCCTTTGACCACCTCACCCTTATCAGTGCGCCTGCGGAATGACAGTTTGCGCTTGCGTTGCCTGTTAAAGCCGCTCTCTAGTTCTGCGCTGCCGGGTGAACCAGGAATCATGTTGGTCTGCAACCAAAAGAAGAGTCAGGGCCCTTAGGTTCATccagccaggctggcctggaagatgggggtggggcaggcaaCTGCAACCCTTCATTAACATAGGGAGGTAGGGCAGTAGGGAAgaattcttccctcccctcccaacCCTCCCAGCCCCTCTTCGTGTTGCTTTCCCCCAACATGCTAACATAGGTACTTTCAGGGCCTGATCTGACTATGACATTAGAAAAGCAGGCAGAGAAGCAGCATATCCAAAGTCACAGTGAAGGGGCAGCCTGTCAATCATCAGCTCTCCTGGGGATAAAGGCAGCTCTGAGGATGGCCCACTCACATCCCGAAGGTTGAAGGTGATCTCCAGGCTAGACCAAAAGTGATCTGAGAACTCGGGGTACATGTCCAACACCTCCAGTAGATCGTCACGATGGATCTTGTGCAGGTCACAGTAGGTGAGGGCTCTCACATCCCCATTGGACTTTCCAGGGCGagcatacaggttcagaggctctcCAAAGATGTCATTCTTCCCTGGAGACCATGAAGAAGACAGAGGCTTGAGCCCACGGCAATCGCTGGTGGAGTAGTAAATACCCTCTGGGTCAGTTCCACCCTGGACAGCATCTCCAGTCATCCAGCTCCCAGCCACACAGCCAAGCAAGCATGAGCCAGTTCACCTTCCCAGGGCTCTCAGCAGATGGGACACCAGTGGCTAGAGGTGACAGAGGAAGGGACCAGGGATTTGGAGTCTCTCAGCAACTACTCAGCCAGAAGAAACCACCAAGGATGCTCCAGCTCGGCCTACAGCCATGGCTTCCTTGGGGCAACTCTATTTCTATGATCAAACACCCTCCTAACAAAGTGCGGTTCCCTATGAACAGTGGTCTTCAAACTATAAACGGCAGCTCGGTGGCCAATCAGAACCAGTATTGTTTTACTGAAAGAAAACAGGACAGCATAGCTTAGCATGGCAAAGCACAGAAAAGACCAAAATGTGCTCACATGTGTAGGAAAACTTGATTTAGTTGGGAAGGGAATAGGTTGTGGAGTGGTAAACATGTTTGGgctaaactataaaataaaagtctAAAATGCCCCGCTATGAACCATGGGCAAAAGTTTGATGCCTatataggacaaaaaaaaaaaaaaaaaaaaaggagggcaCAAAGCCTGCAGTATGAGTGACATCCATGCACACACTGGCCACAGGCGGGACATGAAGCTTCAGAGAATCATGTCCTTAGTGAAAGTGGATGCACAGCCTCCAGCTCAGTATGTCCCACTCAACTACAAGATGATATTCAAGTTTAGGGAAACACTAGATGCCTTTCATGGATAGATCCCGAAGTTCCCTCAAGTACAGGGGAGGTTATGCAGCCTCCCAATCCAACCCATGTCCTGCAGGCTTCCTCTCTGTTGCCCACCTTGaaggcccctcctcctcctcgggTGAGTTAGAAGAACTCAAGAACCAGCAACCCCACACCCCCAGTGTATTCAGAGGGCTCAGGTCTCTCTGGGTTTCAGTGAGTATCCCCACCCCATACCCAAGATGGCCACCACGACATCACCCCGCAGGATCTCGATGGAGCCCCTGGAGATGAAGTAGAGGGCAGTAAGCAGGTCCCCAGCGTGCACCAATGTGTCCCCTGGTGGTGCGTGTGTGGTCTTGAACTTCATGGCCAGGGCCCTCAAGCATCCTTTTGTGGCCCCTCGGAATGGCTTGCAGTGCTGCAGCAATGATCGGTTCAGATGTAGGCAGATGTCAGCCTGCAGGCACTCAGGGAATCCCTTCAGCACCTGCAGATGGGGATGGTTCAGCAGGATCTCTCAAGTGTCAGTTCAAACACCAGTCCACTGAGTCACACCCACCAGTCCACTGAATCACTCTGCTGGCTCAGGGAAAACCTGCTCCTCCCGATTCCGTCCCCTGCAAAACCTGTGGGGGCCCAGAACCCCCTGAGCAGCTGGGTTCCCACCCTGACCAAGTTCTTATCTAGAAGGGTAACAATTGATTTTCCATGTCCGTCTGGCTTACGTCAGATGTGTGAAGAACCTGTCCTCTCCCAGTGGGAGAACTCCAGGTGAAGGAGTTTCGTGGTCAGCATCCTTTGTAATTCCCGGGTTCTTTATAATACAAACTACAACCACCTGAGATATGACCGTGCCCATTAGTGCCTCACCGCGTTCATGTCGATGCCGTTGGTGTAGGACCAGGCGTGCTGGAAGTATTCCTCGAGGCGCTGGCGTAGCGGGTTGGGAATCTGGTGGAAGCGGATAAACTCCCGCACCCGGAGCATCTGTGTGTGGTAGCGGGCCGTGCCCGAGTACAGGCGCTGGATGATGGCGGACACGTTGCCGAAGATGCTGGCATACATGAGGGCTGGGGGCGTGGGTGAGTGGGGCCGTCAGCATCCGCAGGGACCCCGCCCGCCCACGGGGACCCTCTGCTCAGGCCCCGCACCAGGTCAACGACACTCGCGGTCCGGTCACGACTCAGTCTGAGAGTGGACATACACATGCTCAAACACAAGCCAGCCTTCAGCATTTCCTGCCCTGGTGTCCCAGCCTCCAAACTATACTGTGAGCCAAGACTctaggaggggaagaggagggggcggggcagggaggTCTGACTGCCACTTTGTTCCATCCTAGGACTTCACTATCATTTCTATCCAGCCGTGGCTCCACCCCTCACCCGCCTCCAGGACGCACTCACAGCCAATGAGCATGACACAGATGGAGAAGATCTTCTCTGAGTTGGTGTTGGGAGAGACATTGCCAAAGCCCACGCTGGTGAGGCTGCTGAAGGTGAAGTAGAGCGCGGTGACGTACTTGTCTTTGATGGAGGGGCCTCCCAGGCCGCTGCTGTTGTAGGGCTTGCCGATCTGGTCTCCCAAGTTGTGCAGCCAGCCGATGTGTGAGTCCATGTGAGGCTGTTCCATGTTGCCGATGGCGTACCAGATGCAGGCCAACCAGTGTGCGATGAGCGCGAAGGTGCACATGAGCAGGAACAGCACTGCTGCCCCGTACTCCGAGTAGCGGTCCAGCTTCCGTGCCACACGCACCAGCCGCAGCAGCCTCGCAGTTTTCAGCAGCCCAATCAGCTAGAGGAGGGGACAGGTTCAGTGTGAGGGCACATGAGTAAGGGGCTCTGCAGCAGAGGGTACAGAGCTGGTGCCATAAAAGACTCCTTCCTGGGAGCTCTCTGATCATGAAAACCACCTGGCATAATGTGCCTCCCATATTGCTCCTAGCACTGATGTCACTAATCAAAGTGCTAAGGTTCTCCATGCCgagaatgaagaaagaggagCTCCAAAGGGACCAACAGTCACTTCAAAGTGCTGGACCAGAATTCTAAGTAGGAGGGAGCTTTTGTGTAAGTTAGAAAATGATATTCCCATCCCCAACTTTAGGAAAAAATGCCCCTTCTAGCTCCTTATGACCATGTGGGTGAACAAACATAGATTTGTTAGGGACCCTCCTTTCCTGTATACTATCCCCCTCTTTTACCCCTCTACCCTACTCCCTCCTGGCTCTTTTCTCCTGGCTACCTCCTGCTAAGCCCACCTcctcagagccagagccaaagatgAGCAGGTCGAAGGGGATGGCAGCCACCATGTCAATGAGAAACCAGCCCTTGAAGTAGTGCACAGCAATGCGGCCAGGATGGCTGACCACCTCCTCATTAGCGTTCACATAGGTGGTGCGGAAGTTGATAAGGATGTCCACAATGAACATAATGTCCACGATGAGGTCCACTACAGCCAGAGGCTGACAGGCATAGCCGCAGTCAGGAGCTTGGGACCCATCTTCAGTCTCCTTCAGCAGGAAGGCAGCCGAGTATGGTGTGAAGACGGCCGTGTAGATGACCAGCAGCAGAATGAGCCAGTCCCACACCGCCTTGAAGGGGCTGTAGTGTAGAATGGTCCAGCGGTGTATTCTTGGGGCCTGCAGTTTATACTCAGGCAGCACATCAGCTCCCAAAGACAGGACCTAAGGTGCAGGTGACGAGGAAGGGTCATGGGACTTCAGAGCAAAAGTTGGCACTATCCATACGGTGGCCAAGTAGAGCACATTTCCATCAGAATGCCCATCTTCAGCCAAGTAGCCTTAGAAACTGACCACCCCAAACCTGGGCACTACAGTTCCCAGAATGTAGCCAGCAGGGGGACATCATGGCTGACTCCACAGTTCTGACAGTACCCAATTTTCATGAACTTGGGTCATCATGCAGGAAGGCCCAAAATTGTTTCCCACCACAAGACAGTCCAGACCCCTCAGACCATGCAATGCAATTCTCACCATACAATCTTGCCCCAACACCccaaaagtaacacacacacacacacacacacacacacaccacacacacactggctcacTCTAGAATATGTTCCAAGGACTGCAGTTCCCAGCTGGGCAGTGAGCCCAGGAGCTAGAGTTCCAACACATAAAATAGTCATTGCAGCTCCCTCACTTCAGAACACTTGTCCAGGGATGCCAGCCACCATTCTCAGGCCCCTTGGCCTCCCTGAGGGAAGAAACCCTTTCCCTACTGCTATTCTTTCTCAGGCCTCTCTCCACCTCAACCCAGAGAAGCCTCCCATACTCTTACAAAGGGACACAGGGATAGAGTCCAACCCAGGTACCTCAAGAATACAAAGGGATGTATACCCAGGATGGCTCAGAGATGCACTCTTGGCCTGCACAGAACCCCATTTTCAGACAGGGGGGAAAGCACATGCCCCTTAACATTCAGGCAAAGGCAGCCCAGCTTAAGGACAAGGGACAAAAAGCACAGCCAGCAATCTTGCTCCCAAACCTGCCTAGGGAAGAACTAGCTTTCCCAGAAGCCCCCCATCCACCTGCCCTTAGAATCCTCTAGCAGCCATCTGAGTCAGCTAGAATCCTTTCCTCAATCCCTCTAGCCTTGGACCATGTCATGCCTGCAGCAGACCAGACCCTAAGCCTTCCACAGCCCCAGAGATTTTAGCCTTGTCCCAGAAGCCTTGAATCCCAGGGCCCACAACCTCGGGTCTCTGGGCTCAGTGTTGAAGTGGGAATCCCCTAAGCCTGTCCTGCATAGGTGGTGTTGTTTAGAGACCATCTTAGGGAAAGGAACTAGTAAGAAAGATGGATCTTGAGGATGGATTCCAGGGTTTGCACCCCCTGGAATAGACACAGAGACTTCAAAGAAAAGAGATGGGGTGGGAGTGAGCACCAGGCCCTGGTCAGAGGAGGATTCTAGGTCTACCCTGCCTTCAGACTAAGGACTTGTTAATTAAAACACAGGGTTAATACACATGAGGTTAGTGACCTTTCAAGCCATCAAAAAAGAACAGGCTAGGACCCCTACAGACAAGGGTCAAAGGGAATGGCTGTTACTCCATAGGACCTCTGCCTGAACACAGGCCTGGGGAGCTACACTGGACCACCCCAGATAGCAGTGACCCTGTCCCCCAGGTCTGTCCACAGCCCTAGTGTATATTTGCATTCAAATATTCATCAAGTCTGGGATAGAAGGCTCAAACTTACTAATTCAGTCTATCTAAAGGCCAGTCCTATCTCTGAAACCACTGGCTTACCACATGGCTCTAGGCCAGCTCTATAATCCCTGTGTTTGCTGTCTTACAGAAGACTGACTCAACCTTGGATCTTCACCTTGGAAGGGAAAactctcacctgtgtctgttcCCCTGCTGGGAGGAGCATATGAACCCAAACAGAGGGAGTCAGGGACAGCAGTGATGCTGGCAGGGATGGGATTCTCAGAATCACCCAGAGCTACCTCCAGGTTCTAAAGCAGGAGAACCAGTAGGGTGGAGAGGCAATCGCCAGCTGATGGAACAGTGGCCCAAGATGCCCTAAAGAGGTGAGCCAATGCTTCATTTCAGTCCGCCCTCATTGCCCATTGAGCAGCCTCTGATCCCTTCTCTCCTGAGACCCACAAGAGTAATCCAAGCCTCCATTGCTGACCACAAATGTCACAGCGAGGGAGACCCAGCACCTCTGTGTCAGGTCTAGCTGCTGCCTactgcttcctgtctctctccatctccccatcATCCTCTCTAGACACCTAACTGCGTCCTagcatctttcttcctttatacTGTAAACTAGAAGACTGTGGGCCATAGAAGCCATAGGAAAGGGGTTGCCAAGGCAAGGGAAACCCCGGGAACCTAGCCAGCAGTCAGGAAGAGAGCAATGAGGAGGAGTTCAGTGGTGGACCACACCAAAGAACTCCCAATCTGTCCTGCTTCTCAGAAGCCCTCTCCCCAACTGCTGCCAGAGCCCTCTGGTCCACACTCCCACCTGCCTCAGTGTCCCAGCCCAAGAAAAGAATAGGATGCTGAGGGAATCACCTACCTCCTGGGCCACCAGGCTGGAGATGCGCACTGCCCGCCTCACCCGGCCTTTCTGGGCCCTGGGCTGCAGAGCCCCTGTCCTGCTCTCCTTCCCCGCTGGAATCGCCATGGAGGACTTAGCTACCCCCGGCCTGATTGGCCTAAGGCCCCAGGGCCCGGCCAGGGCCTCACTTGTGCCCCAGCAGCAGTCCCAGCCCAGGCTGCCAGCCCAAGGCTGGCCGACTGGCAGCCAGAACCACCTCTGGCATGAAGCCAGAATGGCTGGGGCTGGGCCCTGGGGCTGGGGTCACCTAGGCAGTGAGTATGGACAGCTGCCTGCTTGGCTCTTGCTGCACATGGCCCCTTGGTGTGGGCCCCCCGCTACCAGGGTGCTGTGCTCTGCCCGCCTGCCGCCAGCCCAGTACCCGCGGTGGGAACCGCAGCTCTTCTGCCGgccagcccctcctcctgccaGGTTCCCACCCCGACTCCACCActctgcttcccctcccccccgccTAGCCCGTGCCCGCCCTCTGCCCCGTGCCCGGCCAGCGGCCCCCTCCCTTGCAACCCGCTTTAGGCTCCTGCTGCAGCCGCTCCCGCAGccctagcccctccccctccacccggCAGCCTGGCCTGTCACCGCAGATTAATGGTCTCCCCAACACCCCCGCCCCGCCAGTCCAGTGCCGAGCCAGCCAGAGTCAGGCAGAGACACCCAGAGATGGAGAGACGCCAGGTGACTGGCAGGGGCACCACAGGCAGTCCACAGACAAGACAGGCAGAGACTCACACACTGAAGGCATACGCACTTTGGGTCCAGGAACAGGGCAGATGCCAGGCACCCAGGTGGAAAGAGATAGGTAGGACccagagagggagaagatgaaCCAGATAAAGGCTCCAGGGTGAGCGGCATGTTCTGGAGGCAATGCAAAGGGGCGGCCAGAACCCAAAGAGCCAGAGGCATGGGAGTATGTCCAGAAGGCAGGCCAAGGGAGCCCAGAGCTGCCTCACAAGGCAGCTGTTATGGGAGCAGCTTAGAACAACAGACCCCTCTTCTCCAGGGATTCTCACTGCTAAGACCTCACCACTGCCAACATGGAAAGTAGCCGTGGCTGAGTAGGCACCGGTCTACTCAGTGAGTAGTTACCTCACTGCCAGGAGGTATGACCAGAGGAGCCCTAAAACCAGGGCCACAGAAATCAAAAGCTGGTATTCTTTTCTGATCCCTTGATAGCTTTATACCCACTACCAGTGCCCCACCGACCACAAGAAGGAAATCCCACTCTCCACACTAGGTGGACAGGGCAGATACCCTGGGCCATCTGGTACACCACCCTAGCCTACAATAGTCAAGACCATCCTGCCCTTGACTTGTGTGTTCTTTTCAAACTGAAGCCTGTTCCTGTTACCCCAGTGATCCCTCAAATATATCTTTCTCAGCCCTCTAGCTGCCCCTTCTCACCCACCATGTGCTTCGTCTCAAGCACCACATGCTCACCTTGTACCACAGAGCCACATACCGTATCTATTGGTCACCCGCACCTGCCTGTCCTAgaagccccctccctcctccagcacCCTCTCTCCCTACAAGCCCTCTCATCTCGAACTCTCTTCTTGTAGCCCAACACTGGGCATTTTCCCCACCAGCTCTCACAGCTCGCCTTGCTGACTAGCCTTCCAACTGTGATCACAACCTTGCCCCCACTCCCCAGGTCCTAAGCGGAGAGTACCTTGGACACCTACCTGGGTGACCTTCTCGGTGACATTGTGGGTCCGCTCTTTTATCTTGGGCGCTATAATTTCCCGGTCACTGGTGGGTGAAGCCAGGAAAGGGTCGCCTTTGAGGTCCACAAAGTTGAGGGTAATTTGGGGTATCTTGCTAATGGTTCGGTAGCGCACGAGGTCAGAGTCTGAGGTGGAGTTAAGCAGGCCACTACGCAGGGGGTGCATGGCCCCTGGGACGGAGACACAAAGCTTGGTCAGGTGGACGGGCCAGGGGCTGATGGGAAGCCAGGCCACTGACAAGGACCAAGGGGGTATAACAAGCAATGAGGCAGCTCAGAAGACCCACGAAAACAAGCAGCGGCCAGACCTCTCTGGGTTTTAAGGAAACATGCCACCATGAGAAGAAGGCGGGAGAAAGGAATAGAAGAGATCAGATAGATTTAGGAGCCTCTAaatctctcttgtctctttctaGTTCCATGGTCATCCCTGTTCCAGGATGTCCTGGGACAGCTAGCCCCTTGGGCCAACAAGGACACTGAGTGTAAGAATGTAATGGGATGAGTGAACATTTAATAGAGTGAAAGGCCACTTAATGAGATTAAATAAGTACTTAATGGGATTTCCATCTCCCAGACGCCCCAGCACCTAAGAGgttgaaggaagagaggaaatgatGGGCCTGGGATGGTGCAGGCtcagcagacaggcaggaagcAAGGGGCTGGAGTAGAGATCCCAGGCCTGCGCCCTCACCTGTGCTAGCATGTCGGGGCGGAGGGGGCAGCGCCCCAGCCCGCATTGCCTCGATGTCATCTGCGGAAGATGCCCGGCGCACACTAGCACAGCTCTCTCGGGAGCGTGTCCGGGCCAGACTGCAGCTGGAACCTGAGGCATCAGGGTTGAGGCTCTGAGCTCGCGGCGATGGGTGAGGGCCTCTGATGCTGGCTACCGGTGAAGCAGACTCCGGGCCCACCAGTGCTCGCCTCTCTTCTGCAGGCCCAAGCCCTGC
The DNA window shown above is from Arvicanthis niloticus isolate mArvNil1 chromosome 15, mArvNil1.pat.X, whole genome shotgun sequence and carries:
- the Kcnh2 gene encoding voltage-gated inwardly rectifying potassium channel KCNH2 isoform X1 codes for the protein MPVRRGHVAPQNTFLDTIIRKFEGQSRKFIIANARVENCAVIYCNDGFCELCGYSRAEVMQRPCTCDFLHGPRTQRRAAAQIAQALLGAEERKVEIAFYRKDGSCFLCLVDVVPVKNEDGAVIMFILNFEVVMEKDMVGSPAHDTNHRGPSTSWLASGRAKTFRLKLPALLALTARESSVRTGSMGSAGAPGAVVVDVDLTPAAAPSSESLALDEVSAMDNHVAGLGPAEERRALVGPESASPVASIRGPHPSPRAQSLNPDASGSSCSLARTRSRESCASVRRASSADDIEAMRAGALPPPPRHASTGAMHPLRSGLLNSTSDSDLVRYRTISKIPQITLNFVDLKGDPFLASPTSDREIIAPKIKERTHNVTEKVTQVLSLGADVLPEYKLQAPRIHRWTILHYSPFKAVWDWLILLLVIYTAVFTPYSAAFLLKETEDGSQAPDCGYACQPLAVVDLIVDIMFIVDILINFRTTYVNANEEVVSHPGRIAVHYFKGWFLIDMVAAIPFDLLIFGSGSEELIGLLKTARLLRLVRVARKLDRYSEYGAAVLFLLMCTFALIAHWLACIWYAIGNMEQPHMDSHIGWLHNLGDQIGKPYNSSGLGGPSIKDKYVTALYFTFSSLTSVGFGNVSPNTNSEKIFSICVMLIGSLMYASIFGNVSAIIQRLYSGTARYHTQMLRVREFIRFHQIPNPLRQRLEEYFQHAWSYTNGIDMNAVLKGFPECLQADICLHLNRSLLQHCKPFRGATKGCLRALAMKFKTTHAPPGDTLVHAGDLLTALYFISRGSIEILRGDVVVAILGKNDIFGEPLNLYARPGKSNGDVRALTYCDLHKIHRDDLLEVLDMYPEFSDHFWSSLEITFNLRDTNMIPGSPGSAELESGFNRQRKRKLSFRRRTDKDTEQPGEVSALGQGPARVGPGPSCPGQPGGPWGESPSSGPSSPESSEDEGPGRSSSPLRLVPFSSPRPPGDSPSGEALTEDGEKSSDTCNPLSGAFSGVSNIFSFWGDSRGRQYQELPRCPAPAPSLLNIPMSSPGRRSRGDVESRLDALQRQLNRLETRLSADMATVLQLLQRQMTLVPPAYSAVTTPGPGPTSTSPLLPVGPIPTLTLDSLSQVSQFVAFEELPAGAPELPQDGPTRRLSLPGQLGALTSQPLHRHGSDPGS
- the Kcnh2 gene encoding voltage-gated inwardly rectifying potassium channel KCNH2 isoform X2, with protein sequence MAIPAGKESRTGALQPRAQKGRVRRAVRISSLVAQEVLSLGADVLPEYKLQAPRIHRWTILHYSPFKAVWDWLILLLVIYTAVFTPYSAAFLLKETEDGSQAPDCGYACQPLAVVDLIVDIMFIVDILINFRTTYVNANEEVVSHPGRIAVHYFKGWFLIDMVAAIPFDLLIFGSGSEELIGLLKTARLLRLVRVARKLDRYSEYGAAVLFLLMCTFALIAHWLACIWYAIGNMEQPHMDSHIGWLHNLGDQIGKPYNSSGLGGPSIKDKYVTALYFTFSSLTSVGFGNVSPNTNSEKIFSICVMLIGSLMYASIFGNVSAIIQRLYSGTARYHTQMLRVREFIRFHQIPNPLRQRLEEYFQHAWSYTNGIDMNAVLKGFPECLQADICLHLNRSLLQHCKPFRGATKGCLRALAMKFKTTHAPPGDTLVHAGDLLTALYFISRGSIEILRGDVVVAILGKNDIFGEPLNLYARPGKSNGDVRALTYCDLHKIHRDDLLEVLDMYPEFSDHFWSSLEITFNLRDTNMIPGSPGSAELESGFNRQRKRKLSFRRRTDKDTEQPGEVSALGQGPARVGPGPSCPGQPGGPWGESPSSGPSSPESSEDEGPGRSSSPLRLVPFSSPRPPGDSPSGEALTEDGEKSSDTCNPLSGAFSGVSNIFSFWGDSRGRQYQELPRCPAPAPSLLNIPMSSPGRRSRGDVESRLDALQRQLNRLETRLSADMATVLQLLQRQMTLVPPAYSAVTTPGPGPTSTSPLLPVGPIPTLTLDSLSQVSQFVAFEELPAGAPELPQDGPTRRLSLPGQLGALTSQPLHRHGSDPGS